One window of the bacterium genome contains the following:
- a CDS encoding long-chain fatty acid--CoA ligase translates to MIELLSDAGAVETLPQLLLHATRKIANPKAFLRKLEGSYQPLSAAEFERLATTTALGLRELGVAAGDRVGLLSGNRVEWPICDAAIQLAGGISVPIYATLTPEQVGRIIEHAGCRVVFAENAAQAAKLPTGAGLRSIQMIGEPASGQLGLAGIQVQGESLGPDALAALIAEALAVAPAAVCSLIYTSGTTGEPKGVLLSHRNLVSNIDAALTAIPLSAADTALSFLPLSHLLERTAGLYAMLRVGATIAYAESFDSVPRNLLEVRPTVMIGVPRFYEKVYGRALDEAQRGSALRQRVFLWARQQGERWAERRLLGQRVSPALALAAAIAWRLVLRRVAARAGGRLRFFISGGAALAPAVAKFFYAARMPILEGYGLTETSPIVSVNSLAAPRLGTVGRALPGVELRLSAEGEILTRGPHVMQGYYRDTESTRAVIDANGWLATGDIGELDADGYLRITDRKKDLLVTAGGKNVAPQPIESRFKLDPFIGECVLIGDGRPFIAALIVPDFDQLRAFARREGISASDAGALVAAPAVQALYAGRIARLNQGLARYEQVRGFRLLDHELSQAAGELTPSLKLRRRQILTRYEALVTAIYAQRADTGRRA, encoded by the coding sequence GATAGCCAATCCGAAAGCCTTTCTTCGAAAGCTCGAGGGAAGCTATCAGCCCCTGTCCGCCGCCGAGTTCGAGCGCCTGGCTACGACGACCGCGCTCGGCCTCCGGGAACTCGGGGTCGCCGCCGGCGACCGCGTCGGCCTGCTCTCCGGAAACCGGGTCGAGTGGCCGATCTGCGACGCCGCGATCCAGCTGGCCGGCGGCATCAGCGTGCCGATCTATGCCACCCTGACCCCGGAGCAGGTGGGCCGGATCATCGAACACGCGGGCTGCCGGGTTGTCTTCGCCGAGAATGCAGCGCAGGCCGCCAAGCTGCCGACGGGCGCCGGGCTGCGCTCGATCCAGATGATCGGCGAGCCCGCCTCCGGTCAACTCGGGCTGGCCGGAATCCAGGTGCAGGGCGAGAGCTTGGGTCCGGACGCCCTGGCGGCGCTCATCGCCGAGGCCCTGGCCGTGGCGCCCGCGGCGGTCTGTAGCCTCATCTACACTTCGGGCACCACGGGTGAACCCAAAGGCGTGCTCCTGAGCCACCGCAACCTCGTGAGCAACATCGACGCCGCCCTGACCGCGATCCCGCTCTCCGCAGCCGACACTGCGCTCAGCTTCTTGCCGCTCAGCCATCTCCTGGAGCGCACGGCGGGGCTGTACGCGATGCTGCGTGTCGGCGCCACGATCGCCTACGCGGAGTCCTTCGACAGCGTGCCGCGGAACCTGCTCGAGGTGCGCCCCACGGTGATGATCGGCGTCCCGCGCTTCTACGAGAAGGTCTACGGGCGCGCTCTGGACGAGGCCCAGCGCGGCAGCGCGCTGCGGCAGCGGGTCTTCCTCTGGGCGCGGCAGCAGGGCGAGCGCTGGGCGGAGCGGCGCCTGCTGGGACAACGCGTTTCGCCGGCGCTGGCGCTGGCGGCGGCGATCGCTTGGCGCCTCGTCCTGCGGCGGGTGGCGGCCCGCGCGGGTGGCCGCCTGCGCTTCTTCATCTCGGGCGGGGCAGCCCTGGCGCCGGCGGTGGCGAAGTTCTTCTACGCGGCGCGCATGCCCATTCTGGAGGGCTACGGCCTCACGGAGACCAGCCCGATCGTCAGCGTGAACAGCCTGGCGGCGCCGCGCCTGGGCACGGTCGGGCGCGCGCTGCCCGGCGTGGAGTTGCGCCTGAGCGCCGAAGGCGAAATCCTCACCCGCGGACCGCATGTGATGCAGGGCTACTACCGCGACACGGAGAGCACGCGGGCCGTGATCGATGCGAACGGCTGGTTGGCGACCGGCGACATCGGCGAACTCGACGCCGACGGCTACCTGCGCATCACCGATCGCAAGAAGGACCTGCTGGTGACGGCCGGCGGCAAGAACGTCGCGCCGCAGCCGATCGAAAGCCGCTTCAAGCTGGACCCCTTCATCGGCGAGTGCGTGCTGATCGGGGACGGCCGGCCCTTCATCGCCGCGCTGATCGTGCCCGACTTCGACCAGCTGCGGGCCTTCGCCCGGCGGGAAGGCATCTCCGCCAGCGACGCGGGAGCGCTCGTCGCGGCGCCCGCAGTGCAGGCACTCTATGCCGGGCGCATCGCCCGCCTGAATCAGGGGCTCGCCCGCTACGAACAGGTGCGGGGCTTTCGGCTGCTCGATCACGAGCTGAGCCAAGCCGCCGGTGAGCTGACGCCCTCCCTGAAGCTGCGCCGGCGACAGATCCTCACTCGCTACGAGGCGTTGGTGACGGCGATCTACGCGCAGCGTGCCGACACCGGACGGCGCGCTTAG
- the holA gene encoding DNA polymerase III subunit delta has protein sequence MATRRQGAAGDPLAGLQADLARGLRPFYLITSESDWLRREAIALLREASVPAASRNFSYEERTLDSFSDWSAVEVLLRSYSFFDPRKLIVLEVPRKLSDALRASLARFLEETPGQNILCLSAPTLEQLVAAKNRIAKQGGLVLKLEMDGEAALTAWATRRLQAAGLEFERDFPAQLVGALPPDPGELASEIEKLRLASPLGHRLGQADLERLVGYQRAEDVWRLAELLRPEREREALACLERLLAAGGDPPALIGALSYTFTQLLRAHLLLAAGRSPGAAAAALGLWPERARELVARAQGLSRRELLTWLLNLQKLDARLKRGPGGRDRQLLETAILASLRGQALRA, from the coding sequence ATGGCCACGCGGCGACAAGGGGCGGCCGGCGATCCGCTCGCCGGGCTCCAGGCCGATCTCGCGCGCGGCCTGCGCCCCTTCTACCTCATCACCAGCGAGAGCGACTGGCTGCGGCGAGAGGCGATCGCCCTCCTACGCGAGGCCAGCGTGCCTGCGGCCAGCCGCAACTTCTCCTACGAAGAGCGCACGCTCGACAGCTTCTCCGACTGGTCTGCGGTCGAGGTCCTGCTGCGCAGCTACTCCTTCTTCGACCCGCGCAAGCTCATCGTGCTCGAGGTACCCAGAAAGCTCAGCGACGCCCTGCGCGCCTCGCTCGCACGCTTCCTCGAGGAGACGCCGGGGCAGAACATCCTCTGCCTGAGCGCGCCGACGCTCGAGCAGCTCGTCGCGGCCAAGAACCGAATCGCCAAGCAGGGCGGCCTCGTCCTCAAGCTGGAGATGGACGGGGAGGCGGCGCTGACGGCTTGGGCGACGCGCCGACTCCAGGCGGCCGGTCTCGAGTTCGAGCGGGACTTCCCGGCGCAGCTCGTCGGGGCCCTGCCGCCCGATCCAGGCGAGCTGGCGAGCGAGATCGAGAAGCTGCGCCTCGCTTCGCCGCTCGGGCATCGTCTCGGCCAAGCGGACCTGGAGCGCCTCGTCGGCTACCAGCGGGCCGAGGACGTCTGGCGCCTGGCCGAGTTACTCCGCCCGGAGCGAGAGCGGGAGGCCTTGGCCTGCCTGGAACGCCTGCTGGCCGCTGGGGGAGATCCCCCGGCCCTCATCGGGGCCCTCAGCTACACCTTCACCCAGCTCCTGCGCGCTCACCTGCTGCTGGCCGCCGGGCGCTCGCCAGGGGCCGCGGCCGCCGCGCTCGGACTCTGGCCGGAGCGGGCGCGGGAGCTGGTCGCCCGGGCGCAGGGGCTCAGCCGGCGGGAACTCCTGACCTGGCTCCTCAATTTGCAGAAGCTGGATGCCCGCCTGAAGCGCGGCCCCGGCGGCCGCGATCGACAGTTGCTCGAGACCGCGATCCTCGCGTCCCTGCGCGGGCAGGCGCTGCGCGCCTGA
- a CDS encoding sigma-54-dependent Fis family transcriptional regulator, with product MPTSQLILVLDDQEAVRRLLAESLGGDERSVRCEALPADPLTRVRELDPALLILDPGPLASDLGALLGALRAERARLPVIVLSSRAEVSDAVAAMRGGAHDFLAKPLPLAALRQSVASALADFGEERELLEQRRRFRLGDALDFYKSTSAAMGKVYDAALLVAMSKDTTALITGESGTGKEVVAQLIHRLSPRHAAPFMELNCAAIPAELLESELFGHEAGAFTDAKEAKAGLFELADRGTIFLDEIGEMSQSLQVKLLRFLERKSFRRVGGTRDLSVDVRIISATNRDLREMVAARQFREDLFYRLNVVPVRIPPLRDRREDILPLVGHFLAEFNPIFNKNFARIDDEARRILMDYPWPGNIRELRNIVQRFVLMEQGPQITAAQLRPLLTGSWEQVPETFPRRLARLIEEPIPAEGIDLDGLLKAVEKNLITKAYRQAGENQSRAAEMLGLGRDKLRYRMKQLEEDALPGEEAR from the coding sequence ATGCCGACGTCGCAGCTGATCCTCGTTCTCGATGACCAGGAGGCGGTCCGGCGGCTGCTCGCCGAGAGCTTGGGCGGGGACGAGCGGAGTGTTCGTTGCGAGGCGCTGCCCGCGGATCCGCTCACCCGCGTGCGCGAGCTCGACCCCGCGCTGCTCATCCTCGATCCCGGCCCGCTCGCGAGCGACCTCGGCGCCCTCCTCGGCGCCCTGCGCGCTGAGCGGGCGCGCCTGCCGGTCATCGTGCTCAGCTCGCGCGCCGAAGTCTCGGATGCCGTGGCCGCGATGCGCGGCGGCGCTCACGATTTCCTGGCGAAGCCGCTGCCGCTGGCCGCGCTGCGGCAATCCGTGGCGAGCGCGCTCGCCGACTTCGGCGAGGAGCGGGAGTTGCTCGAGCAACGGCGCCGCTTCCGCCTGGGCGATGCCCTGGACTTCTACAAGTCCACGAGCGCGGCGATGGGCAAGGTCTACGACGCGGCCCTCCTCGTTGCGATGAGCAAGGACACCACGGCGCTGATCACGGGGGAGAGCGGCACGGGCAAGGAAGTGGTGGCGCAGCTCATCCACCGGCTCAGCCCGCGGCACGCCGCGCCGTTCATGGAGCTGAACTGCGCCGCCATTCCGGCCGAGCTGCTCGAGAGCGAGCTCTTCGGTCACGAGGCCGGCGCCTTCACGGACGCCAAGGAGGCGAAGGCGGGGCTCTTCGAGCTGGCGGATCGGGGGACGATCTTCCTGGACGAGATCGGCGAGATGAGCCAGAGCCTGCAGGTCAAACTGCTTCGCTTCCTCGAGCGCAAGAGCTTCCGCCGGGTGGGGGGCACGCGGGACCTCAGCGTCGACGTGCGCATCATCTCGGCCACGAACCGGGATCTCCGCGAGATGGTCGCCGCGCGTCAGTTCCGCGAGGACCTCTTCTACCGCCTGAACGTGGTGCCGGTGCGCATCCCGCCGCTCCGGGACCGGCGCGAGGACATCCTGCCCCTCGTCGGGCACTTCCTGGCGGAGTTCAATCCGATCTTCAACAAGAACTTCGCCCGCATCGACGACGAGGCGCGGCGCATCCTCATGGACTACCCCTGGCCGGGCAACATCCGCGAGCTGCGCAACATCGTCCAGCGCTTCGTGCTCATGGAGCAAGGGCCGCAGATCACCGCCGCGCAGCTGCGGCCTCTGCTCACCGGCAGCTGGGAGCAGGTCCCCGAGACCTTCCCGCGCCGGCTGGCGCGCCTAATCGAGGAGCCCATTCCGGCGGAGGGGATCGACCTCGACGGTTTGCTGAAGGCCGTGGAGAAGAATCTCATCACGAAGGCCTATCGCCAGGCCGGGGAGAACCAGAGCCGTGCCGCGGAGATGCTCGGCCTCGGCCGAGACAAGCTGCGCTACCGGATGAAGCAGCTCGAGGAGGACGCACTGCCCGGGGAGGAAGCCCGGTGA